A stretch of DNA from Methanobrevibacter gottschalkii DSM 11977:
AATGGAAAAGTAACTGGCGTGGAGAAAGGTGCTGTAATGGCTAACATCAAAATAGAAGTAAGTGAACCTAGCACTATTACTGCGATTATTACCAAAGAATCTGCAGAAAAATTAGGTTTAGCTGAAGGTGATGATG
This window harbors:
- a CDS encoding TOBE domain-containing protein — translated: MQLSARNQLNGKVTGVEKGAVMANIKIEVSEPSTITAIITKESAEKLGLAEGDDVTAIIKSTEVIIGK